The following coding sequences are from one Methanococcoides orientis window:
- a CDS encoding SulP family inorganic anion transporter — MTTEHKIKKYFEESFLSDLKAGFITAVVALPLAIAFALASGVEPVMGLYTAIIAGALVSSFGGSRYSISGPTGAMTVIILSTVNTLGVEGLLLAGFLAGIFQILFGIMNLGKVVKYIPLPVISGFTSGIGVIILIGQLSNSFGLVLPAREHVWETVYDVFAALGMANTTAVLIFSGTIALMLLLPRILSGSRYLNNVPASIVTLMISVVLTYYFHLEVPIVGDIPGNIPQFHMLNFDLELIYAVLPAAFTIALLGTIESLLCAVVCDAMTTTKHNSNKELIGQGIANVLLPFFAGIPATAAIARSAVNIREGARTRMSGVIHSLILFAILIFFGPIARYIPKAYLAGILILVSIKMINIEEIRTTMRISKMDTFVLLSTFALTVLTDLVFAIQAGMFLSIILLFIRLTNMIDIHTMENYDPSEGINATILSDPYLHDNVAVYTINGPFFFGAMNVFEHKVDEQINMRKKHVVIRMRYVPFIDTTGIERLKSFILNRNKLGDHVYLTSVQPEVMAAINSDTALSEMVKEKEVLIFQRTQEALVYLSSSGEGGR; from the coding sequence ATGACAACTGAACATAAAATAAAAAAATACTTTGAAGAATCGTTTTTGAGCGACCTTAAAGCAGGTTTCATCACTGCGGTCGTAGCGCTTCCTCTTGCAATTGCATTTGCTCTGGCTTCCGGGGTAGAACCTGTTATGGGACTTTATACTGCAATAATTGCAGGTGCCCTTGTCTCCTCTTTTGGCGGTTCACGTTATTCCATATCGGGCCCTACTGGTGCCATGACCGTTATAATCCTTTCAACGGTCAATACTCTTGGTGTGGAAGGTTTGTTGCTTGCAGGTTTTTTGGCAGGTATCTTCCAGATACTGTTCGGTATAATGAATCTGGGCAAAGTGGTGAAGTATATCCCATTGCCCGTGATCTCCGGTTTTACAAGTGGTATCGGTGTGATCATCCTGATCGGCCAGCTGTCCAATTCCTTTGGTCTTGTACTTCCTGCACGTGAACATGTCTGGGAAACCGTTTATGATGTATTTGCAGCCCTTGGAATGGCGAACACCACAGCTGTCCTCATCTTTAGCGGTACCATTGCACTGATGCTATTGCTTCCAAGGATACTGTCCGGGTCAAGATACCTGAACAACGTCCCGGCATCCATTGTGACGCTAATGATCTCTGTGGTTCTTACGTATTACTTCCACCTTGAGGTTCCCATAGTAGGCGATATTCCGGGGAATATCCCGCAGTTTCACATGCTGAACTTCGATCTTGAGCTCATATATGCTGTTCTTCCGGCTGCCTTTACGATAGCTTTGCTGGGTACCATAGAATCGCTTCTATGCGCTGTGGTCTGTGATGCAATGACAACTACGAAACATAACAGTAACAAAGAGCTCATCGGTCAGGGTATCGCAAACGTGCTTCTTCCTTTCTTTGCAGGTATTCCTGCAACGGCAGCAATTGCAAGAAGTGCAGTAAATATCAGGGAAGGCGCCAGGACACGTATGTCAGGTGTAATACATTCTCTGATATTGTTTGCTATTCTCATATTCTTCGGACCAATTGCAAGGTACATACCAAAGGCATATCTTGCAGGTATCCTGATACTGGTCTCTATAAAAATGATCAACATCGAAGAGATCAGAACCACCATGAGGATCAGCAAGATGGATACCTTCGTCCTGCTTTCGACCTTTGCACTGACCGTTCTGACAGATCTTGTATTTGCCATTCAGGCAGGCATGTTCCTTTCAATAATACTGCTGTTCATAAGGCTGACAAATATGATCGATATTCATACCATGGAGAACTATGACCCATCAGAAGGGATCAATGCTACGATACTTTCCGACCCATATCTTCATGATAACGTAGCCGTCTACACGATCAATGGTCCGTTCTTCTTTGGAGCGATGAATGTATTCGAGCACAAGGTCGATGAACAGATCAATATGAGAAAGAAGCATGTCGTGATAAGAATGCGGTATGTTCCTTTTATCGATACCACGGGTATAGAAAGGCTGAAAAGCTTTATTCTAAACCGTAATAAGTTGGGGGATCATGTCTATCTCACAAGCGTTCAGCCGGAAGTAATGGCTGCTATCAACTCCGATACGGCTCTTAGTGAAATGGTAAAGGAAAAAGAGGTACTTATATTCCAGAGGACGCAGGAAGCTCTTGTTTATCTGAGTTCCTCCGGGGAAGGTGGAAGATAA